One Hyphomicrobium sp. CS1GBMeth3 DNA segment encodes these proteins:
- a CDS encoding outer membrane beta-barrel protein — MAVVWRLGLILFGFAAATLVAALIHAPTARASESLDAYETQPRLRGAAADSLYDLDVDPTDDAEPGEDSFSDSAHEAGDGEAPMPADGLVAEDGVIDLGEPEVPEDGADPFRDTRPPADRDAFVNPPAGYDPLLFQIEDIDPTITDRRPARLARFEPYDPVGIRIGSFVFFPEVELGGLWTDNVLSSPDAQSDVAAEIRSSARLVSNWSTHALELRGTTLSTFHDDFSSEDDRAWSVEARGRLDISRRTNLQGVAGHDVSQESRTAIDANQTGQRADVTTDRVELAFNHRFNRLSVQLRGGVSDTRYSDTNGMSNADRDTLETVEAVRAAWEFKPTLAVFAEQELNQRENRALPPDGISRDSHGTRTRIGLDFGSTGAVLRGTISVGYGRQMPDDNRLSNVDAFLFDANLAWRPTEITSFLLTAQSDIFETTTVESGGVISHTVGLEARHALRRYLVASAGVAYTHYDYDATPFTEQQWLAFTGLEYYASPWLVLFARYQHLDFASNDLDGDYTSDEIRAGVRVRR, encoded by the coding sequence GTGGCGGTGGTCTGGCGGCTCGGCTTGATTTTGTTCGGGTTTGCGGCGGCAACGCTTGTCGCTGCGCTCATCCATGCGCCGACGGCGCGTGCAAGCGAGTCTCTCGATGCGTACGAAACGCAGCCTCGCCTCAGAGGTGCGGCCGCCGACTCCCTCTACGATCTCGACGTCGATCCCACAGACGATGCAGAGCCGGGGGAGGATTCTTTCTCGGACTCTGCCCACGAAGCCGGCGACGGCGAGGCTCCCATGCCGGCCGACGGGCTCGTCGCCGAGGACGGCGTGATCGATCTCGGAGAGCCCGAGGTGCCGGAGGATGGTGCCGATCCGTTCCGCGACACGCGCCCACCCGCCGACCGCGACGCGTTTGTCAACCCGCCGGCCGGATACGATCCGCTACTGTTTCAGATCGAGGATATCGATCCCACGATCACCGACCGCCGGCCGGCCCGGCTCGCGCGCTTCGAGCCTTACGATCCGGTCGGCATCCGCATTGGCAGCTTCGTCTTCTTCCCCGAGGTCGAGCTCGGCGGGCTGTGGACTGACAACGTGCTGAGCTCGCCGGATGCTCAATCCGATGTCGCCGCCGAGATCCGCTCCTCGGCGCGCCTCGTCTCCAACTGGTCGACGCACGCGCTCGAGCTGCGCGGGACGACGCTTTCGACCTTCCACGACGATTTTTCTTCCGAAGACGACCGCGCCTGGAGCGTCGAAGCGCGCGGGCGTCTCGACATCTCGCGGCGCACGAACCTGCAGGGCGTGGCCGGACACGACGTGAGCCAGGAATCCCGCACGGCGATCGACGCCAACCAGACCGGCCAACGCGCTGACGTGACGACCGACCGGGTCGAGCTCGCGTTCAACCACCGCTTCAACCGGCTCTCGGTGCAGCTTCGGGGCGGTGTCAGCGATACGCGCTACTCGGATACCAACGGCATGAGCAATGCCGATCGCGATACGCTCGAAACCGTAGAAGCCGTGCGCGCTGCCTGGGAGTTCAAGCCGACGCTCGCGGTGTTCGCGGAGCAGGAGCTCAACCAGCGCGAGAACCGCGCGCTGCCTCCCGACGGCATCTCGCGTGACAGCCATGGCACGCGCACGCGCATCGGCCTCGACTTCGGCTCAACGGGCGCCGTGCTGCGCGGCACGATCAGCGTCGGCTATGGGCGGCAGATGCCGGACGACAATCGCCTGTCGAATGTGGACGCATTCCTGTTCGATGCCAATCTCGCCTGGCGGCCGACGGAGATCACCTCGTTCCTGCTGACGGCGCAGAGCGACATCTTCGAGACGACGACGGTGGAGTCGGGCGGCGTGATTTCGCACACGGTTGGGCTCGAAGCCCGCCATGCGCTGCGTCGCTATCTCGTGGCGTCGGCGGGGGTCGCCTATACGCACTACGACTATGATGCGACACCCTTCACCGAGCAGCAGTGGCTCGCCTTCACGGGGCTCGAGTATTACGCGAGCCCGTGGCTGGTGCTGTTCGCGCGCTATCAGCACCTCGACTTTGCCTCAAACGACCTCGATGGTGACTACACGAGCGACGAGATTCGCGCCGGCGTGCGGGTGCGCAGATAG